A window of Acidobacteriota bacterium contains these coding sequences:
- the rocD gene encoding ornithine--oxo-acid transaminase, with translation MTCTTHEFIEVDERYGAHNYHPLPVVIQRAERCWVWDVEGRKYLDCLSAYSAVNQGHRHPRIVEALKAQADRVTLTSRAFHNDQMGPWLKLLCEITGYQKALPMNTGAEAVETAIKAARKWGQYVKGVPEGKQEIVVCEQNFHGRTTTIVGFSSDKQTRDGFGPHTPGFPMIPYGDARALEAAITPNTVGFLVEPIQGEAGVVVPPEGYLKVVREICSKNNVLMLADEVQTGFCRTGRWFACDWEAVKPDIMILGKALGGGLFPVSAIVADEPVMGVFTPGDHGSTFGGNPLAAAISKAALEVLRDEALDKRAAELGPYFMDRLRALNSPRIEKVRGKGLLIGVVIRDSAGPARPYCMKMMEQGILAKDTHEQVIRFAPALVITKEEIDWAVETIGRVLA, from the coding sequence ATGACGTGCACCACCCACGAGTTCATCGAAGTGGACGAGCGCTACGGCGCGCACAACTACCACCCGCTTCCCGTTGTCATCCAGCGCGCCGAGCGCTGCTGGGTCTGGGATGTGGAGGGCAGGAAGTACCTCGACTGCCTCTCCGCCTATTCGGCCGTGAACCAGGGGCACCGCCATCCCAGAATCGTGGAGGCCCTCAAGGCGCAGGCGGACCGCGTCACGCTCACCTCCAGGGCCTTTCACAACGACCAGATGGGCCCCTGGCTCAAGCTTCTTTGCGAAATCACGGGTTACCAGAAGGCCCTCCCCATGAACACGGGCGCGGAGGCCGTAGAAACGGCCATCAAGGCGGCGCGCAAGTGGGGCCAGTACGTGAAGGGCGTCCCCGAGGGTAAGCAGGAGATCGTGGTCTGCGAACAGAATTTCCACGGCCGCACCACCACCATCGTGGGCTTCTCCTCCGACAAGCAGACCCGGGACGGCTTCGGCCCCCACACCCCCGGTTTCCCCATGATTCCCTACGGGGACGCCCGGGCCCTCGAAGCCGCCATCACGCCCAACACCGTCGGTTTTCTCGTGGAGCCCATCCAGGGGGAGGCCGGGGTTGTGGTTCCGCCGGAGGGCTACCTCAAGGTCGTCCGCGAGATCTGCTCGAAGAACAACGTTCTCATGCTGGCGGATGAGGTCCAGACGGGCTTCTGCAGGACGGGCCGCTGGTTCGCCTGCGACTGGGAGGCCGTGAAGCCCGACATCATGATCCTGGGCAAGGCCCTCGGGGGAGGGCTCTTCCCGGTCTCCGCCATCGTAGCCGACGAACCCGTCATGGGCGTGTTCACTCCGGGAGACCACGGGTCCACCTTCGGAGGCAACCCCCTGGCCGCGGCCATTTCGAAGGCGGCCCTGGAAGTCCTCCGGGACGAGGCCCTGGACAAGCGCGCGGCCGAACTGGGCCCCTATTTCATGGACCGCCTCCGGGCCCTGAACAGTCCCCGCATCGAGAAGGTCCGAGGGAAGGGCCTCCTGATCGGCGTGGTCATCCGCGACTCCGCCGGCCCCGCCCGTCCCTACTGCATGAAGATGATGGAGCAGGGAATTCTCGCCAAGGACACCCACGAGCAGGTCATCCGCTTCGCGCCCGCCCTCGTGATCACGAAGGAGGAGATCGACTGGGCCGTGGAGACCATCGGCCGGGTCCTCGCCTGA
- a CDS encoding DUF523 and DUF1722 domain-containing protein produces the protein MDAESRLQPVPPKEEIRVGISTCLLGRNVRFDGGHKHDPFLTATVGPFVTYVPVCPEVEVGMGTPRESIRLERHGEAVRLVAPKSGTDHTEAMTSYARRRVAALAGEDLSGYILKKDSPSCGMERVRVYGATGMAERKGRGLFAEELLRAYPLLPVEEEGRLNDPRLRDNFFVRVFAYRRLKALFSGRWTVGKLVAFHTAEKLLLLAHDPKGYSQLGRLVAGAKGRPREEVSRDYARTFMASLARLATTKKNVNVLQHMAGYFRETLSPAERRELHGVIEDYAAGLVPLVVPLTLFRHYVRLHDVAYLRGQTYLEPSPKELMLRNHV, from the coding sequence GTGGACGCCGAATCCCGACTCCAGCCGGTGCCGCCGAAGGAAGAAATCCGCGTGGGAATCTCCACGTGCCTTCTGGGCCGAAACGTCCGCTTCGACGGCGGCCACAAGCACGACCCTTTCCTCACCGCCACGGTAGGCCCCTTCGTCACCTACGTTCCCGTTTGTCCCGAGGTGGAAGTGGGAATGGGAACGCCGCGGGAGAGCATCCGCCTGGAACGGCACGGGGAGGCCGTACGGCTGGTGGCCCCCAAGAGCGGCACGGACCACACGGAGGCCATGACCTCCTATGCGCGCCGGCGGGTGGCCGCTCTGGCGGGGGAAGACCTCTCGGGCTACATCCTCAAGAAGGATTCGCCCTCCTGCGGGATGGAGCGCGTGCGAGTCTACGGCGCCACCGGCATGGCGGAGCGAAAAGGGAGGGGCCTCTTCGCCGAGGAGCTTCTTCGGGCCTATCCCCTTCTTCCCGTGGAAGAAGAGGGGCGCCTCAACGACCCGCGACTGCGCGACAACTTCTTCGTCCGCGTCTTTGCCTACCGCCGCCTGAAGGCCCTCTTTTCGGGACGCTGGACCGTGGGAAAGCTGGTGGCCTTTCACACAGCCGAAAAGCTACTGCTCCTCGCCCACGACCCCAAGGGCTACTCCCAGCTGGGACGCCTGGTGGCCGGCGCCAAGGGGAGGCCCCGCGAGGAGGTATCCCGGGACTACGCGCGCACCTTCATGGCCTCCCTGGCTCGCCTGGCGACGACCAAGAAAAACGTCAACGTGCTCCAGCACATGGCCGGGTACTTCCGGGAAACGCTCTCCCCCGCCGAGCGCCGCGAACTCCACGGCGTCATCGAGGATTACGCCGCCGGCCTCGTGCCCCTCGTCGTGCCCCTCACCCTCTTCCGCCATTACGTCCGCCTCCACGACGTGGCCTATTTGCGCGGCCAGACTTACCTGGAGCCATCGCCCAAGGAACTCATGCTGAGAAACCACGTTTGA
- the hemF gene encoding oxygen-dependent coproporphyrinogen oxidase — protein MATIVSQAQEAICRALEALDGGRFLREAWERPGGGGGESRVLEGGEVLERAGVNVSSVHGTLSSASARSMGGGRDLAQDDLSFRAVGLSLVLHPRNPHAPTVHANYRYIERGGDGEPGSWWFGGGSDLTPFVLYEEDARHFHGALKGACDRHDRGFYPRFKRACDEYFYLPHRGEARGLGGIFFDDLRDRPAERLLAFAADCAGAFLESYLPILERRCRQPHTEAERLWQLLRRGRYVEFNLLHDRGTRFGLETGGRTESVLMSLPPVARWETWKEPPTESPEGRLMEVLRRPREWAPEGP, from the coding sequence ATGGCAACGATCGTCAGTCAGGCCCAGGAGGCTATCTGCCGGGCACTGGAGGCCCTGGACGGAGGGCGCTTCCTGCGCGAGGCCTGGGAGCGCCCCGGAGGGGGGGGAGGGGAGAGCCGCGTCCTGGAGGGTGGGGAGGTTCTCGAGAGGGCCGGCGTGAACGTATCCTCGGTCCACGGAACCCTCTCCTCCGCTTCCGCACGGTCCATGGGCGGCGGACGGGACCTGGCACAGGACGATCTCTCCTTCCGGGCCGTGGGCCTCAGCCTGGTGCTTCATCCCCGCAACCCCCACGCGCCCACGGTTCATGCCAACTACCGCTACATCGAACGCGGAGGGGATGGGGAGCCCGGCTCCTGGTGGTTCGGCGGGGGCTCGGACCTCACCCCGTTCGTGCTCTACGAGGAGGACGCGAGGCATTTCCACGGCGCGTTGAAGGGGGCTTGCGATCGCCACGACCGCGGCTTCTACCCCCGCTTCAAACGCGCCTGCGACGAGTATTTCTACCTGCCCCACCGGGGGGAAGCCCGGGGCCTGGGGGGGATTTTCTTCGACGACCTTCGGGACCGGCCCGCGGAGCGTCTGCTCGCCTTCGCGGCCGACTGCGCCGGTGCCTTTCTGGAGTCCTACCTTCCCATCCTCGAGCGCAGGTGTCGGCAACCGCATACGGAGGCGGAGCGGCTTTGGCAACTCCTACGCAGAGGCCGGTACGTGGAGTTCAATCTGCTCCACGACCGGGGCACGCGCTTCGGCCTGGAAACCGGGGGGAGAACGGAGAGCGTCCTCATGTCCCTCCCCCCTGTGGCCCGGTGGGAGACTTGGAAGGAGCCCCCGACTGAAAGCCCCGAGGGACGCCTCATGGAGGTGCTTCGCCGGCCGAGGGAATGGGCCCCCGAAGGGCCTTGA
- a CDS encoding TIGR01777 family oxidoreductase gives MAVFEKQTPMPVSPEDLFEWHAREGAFERLVPPWQRVRILSRTGGIGPGGRLDLAVRKGPLWLRWRAEHGEWEEGRYFTDRQVSGPFKRWEHRHECLPDPGGGSLLRDRLTYDLPFGIAGRLAGGPLVARDVERLFAFRHRRTREDLLRHAAFADRPRLSVAVTGGSGLVGGALCAFLSSGGHRVLRLVRRPAGEGEARWDPAKGEIDAPSLEGLDAVVHLAGENIASGRWTARRKAAIRDSRVAGTGLLCRTLAGLKRKPPTLICASAIGYYGDRGGESLDETSPAGEGFLSEVCREWEAAADPARTAGIRVVHARIGVVLSAAGGALPKILPPFRAGLGGPVGSGRQYMSWIALDDLVGLLHHLLFSGLEGPVHATAPLPVTNRDFARTLGTVLHRPVLLPLPAPAVKLLFGEMGEALLLSGAKVLPKRAEKDGFRFRTPDLETALREELGLD, from the coding sequence ATGGCCGTATTTGAAAAACAGACGCCCATGCCGGTCTCGCCCGAGGATCTCTTCGAATGGCACGCTCGGGAGGGCGCCTTCGAGCGCCTTGTGCCGCCCTGGCAGCGCGTACGCATCCTGTCCCGAACTGGCGGCATCGGCCCCGGAGGGCGGCTGGACCTCGCGGTCCGGAAGGGCCCCCTCTGGCTTCGCTGGCGCGCGGAACACGGCGAGTGGGAGGAAGGCCGCTACTTCACGGACCGCCAGGTAAGCGGGCCCTTTAAGCGATGGGAACATCGGCACGAATGTCTGCCGGACCCAGGCGGCGGCAGCCTCCTTCGCGATCGCCTGACCTACGACCTGCCCTTCGGGATCGCAGGCCGTCTCGCAGGAGGCCCGCTGGTGGCCAGGGACGTGGAGCGGCTCTTCGCCTTCCGCCACCGGCGGACCCGCGAGGATCTCCTCCGCCACGCGGCCTTCGCGGACCGCCCTCGCCTCTCGGTGGCCGTCACGGGCGGTTCCGGACTCGTGGGCGGCGCCCTGTGTGCCTTTCTGTCCTCGGGCGGCCACCGGGTCCTGCGTCTGGTCCGCCGTCCTGCGGGCGAAGGGGAGGCCCGGTGGGACCCGGCGAAAGGGGAGATCGACGCGCCCTCCCTGGAGGGACTCGATGCGGTGGTTCACCTGGCCGGAGAGAACATCGCCTCCGGGCGTTGGACCGCTCGCCGAAAGGCCGCCATCCGGGACAGCCGCGTCGCCGGAACCGGGCTTCTCTGCAGGACCCTCGCCGGCTTGAAGCGAAAGCCCCCGACCCTGATCTGCGCCTCCGCCATCGGCTATTACGGAGACCGCGGGGGGGAAAGCCTCGACGAAACCAGCCCCGCCGGCGAGGGCTTCCTCAGCGAGGTCTGCCGCGAGTGGGAGGCCGCCGCCGATCCCGCCCGGACGGCGGGGATCCGGGTGGTTCACGCCCGGATCGGCGTGGTCCTCAGCGCGGCGGGCGGGGCCCTTCCCAAGATCCTCCCCCCCTTCCGGGCGGGCCTGGGCGGCCCGGTGGGCTCGGGTAGGCAGTACATGAGCTGGATCGCCCTGGACGATCTCGTCGGACTCCTTCACCACCTGCTGTTCTCGGGCCTGGAAGGCCCGGTCCATGCCACGGCTCCCTTGCCCGTGACGAACCGTGACTTCGCTCGGACTCTCGGAACGGTCCTTCACAGGCCGGTCTTGCTTCCCCTGCCCGCTCCCGCCGTGAAGTTGCTCTTCGGCGAAATGGGGGAGGCCCTTCTGCTGAGCGGAGCGAAGGTCCTTCCCAAGCGGGCCGAGAAGGACGGCTTTCGGTTTCGAACCCCGGATCTGGAGACAGCCCTCCGCGAGGAGCTGGGCCTGGACTAG